Proteins encoded within one genomic window of Methanosarcina barkeri str. Wiesmoor:
- a CDS encoding pyridoxamine 5'-phosphate oxidase family protein, producing MTSKLMDYFNKQPRIGVLSTSSKDGKVDSAIFGSPNMIDEKTVVVATGKNRTFSNLQENPYAIYMIMEQDTEWKGIRVYMKMKESATSGEMLDTIKSHIAKMAGEEVAQMMYATVIFEIIELRPLVDMGQGWEKSI from the coding sequence ATGACGTCAAAATTGATGGACTACTTTAACAAGCAACCGAGAATTGGGGTTCTCAGCACATCGAGTAAAGACGGAAAGGTAGATTCAGCTATTTTCGGCTCACCCAATATGATCGATGAAAAGACCGTTGTAGTTGCAACAGGTAAGAACCGCACGTTTTCAAACCTTCAGGAAAACCCTTACGCGATATACATGATAATGGAACAAGATACGGAATGGAAAGGAATCAGGGTTTATATGAAGATGAAGGAATCTGCAACGTCGGGGGAAATGCTTGATACGATTAAAAGCCATATCGCAAAGATGGCCGGGGAGGAGGTTGCGCAGATGATGTATGCAACGGTTATCTTCGAGATCATTGAGCTGAGACCTCTCGTTGATATGGGACAGGGCTGGGAGAAATCGATCTGA
- a CDS encoding pyridoxamine 5'-phosphate oxidase family protein — translation MTSKLMDYFNKQPRIGVLSTASKDGKVDSAVFGSPQMIDEKTVVVATGKNRTFSNLQENPYAMFLIMEPGADIMAWKGIRVYLKLKESATSGEMLDMIKSQIAKMAGEEAAKMIYATATFEIIELRPLVDMGQGWEKSI, via the coding sequence ATGACGTCAAAATTGATGGACTATTTTAACAAGCAACCGAGAATTGGGGTTCTCAGCACAGCAAGTAAAGACGGAAAGGTAGATTCGGCTGTTTTCGGCTCACCTCAAATGATTGATGAAAAGACCGTTGTAGTTGCAACAGGTAAGAACCGCACGTTCTCAAACCTTCAGGAAAACCCTTATGCAATGTTCCTGATAATGGAACCTGGAGCAGATATTATGGCATGGAAAGGGATCAGGGTTTATCTGAAGTTGAAGGAATCTGCAACATCGGGGGAGATGCTTGATATGATCAAAAGCCAGATCGCAAAAATGGCTGGTGAGGAAGCGGCAAAGATGATATACGCAACTGCCACCTTCGAGATCATTGAGCTGAGACCTCTCGTTGATATGGGACAGGGCTGGGAGAAATCAATCTGA
- a CDS encoding PAS domain-containing protein, with protein MKIISRNIPETIDAEEKITFVNKQIKDMFGFSSDELIVRPMWDFISDENKVIIKHVLGKKEKTSMRTLKLNLYVKTAPLCGRIQIPNIFLIKMVSF; from the coding sequence TTGAAAATAATCTCTCGGAACATCCCGGAAACAATTGATGCTGAAGAAAAAATTACTTTCGTCAATAAGCAGATTAAAGATATGTTTGGTTTCAGTTCAGACGAACTCATTGTTAGGCCGATGTGGGATTTTATCAGTGATGAAAATAAGGTTATCATCAAACATGTTTTAGGCAAAAAGGAAAAAACATCAATGAGAACCTTGAAATTGAATTTATATGTAAAGACGGCTCCCCTTTGTGGACGCATACAAATTCCAAATATCTTTTTGATAAAGATGGTAAGTTTTTGA
- a CDS encoding GNAT family N-acetyltransferase, giving the protein MGKLIVHPKWQNLGIGTRLMTEVELMYRDLARFELFTGSNSIRNFHLYHKRGYQELRRKPLGSKVELVYVEKIVIGKKKNIGYKNS; this is encoded by the coding sequence ATAGGCAAGCTGATTGTGCACCCTAAATGGCAGAATCTGGGGATAGGCACTCGTTTGATGACAGAGGTTGAGCTTATGTATCGGGATCTAGCTCGATTTGAACTCTTCACCGGATCGAATAGCATCAGAAATTTTCACCTTTATCATAAACGGGGGTATCAAGAGCTCAGGCGGAAACCGCTGGGCAGCAAAGTTGAACTTGTATATGTCGAAAAGATAGTGATTGGAAAAAAGAAAAATATCGGATATAAAAATTCTTGA